A genomic window from Sceloporus undulatus isolate JIND9_A2432 ecotype Alabama chromosome 9, SceUnd_v1.1, whole genome shotgun sequence includes:
- the MARK4 gene encoding MAP/microtubule affinity-regulating kinase 4 isoform X4 encodes MSLRTALAPGNERNAEAPHQRCPVVTLDPAPIPVTPPLSPQPSTLASSRSEKGSSWSSRSLGARCRNSIASCADEQPHIGNYRLLKTIGKGNFAKVKLARHILTGREVAIKIIDKTQLNPTSLQKLFREVRIMKGLNHPNIVKLFEVIETEKTLYLVMEYASAGEVFDYLVSHGRMKEKEARAKFRQIVSAVHYCHQKNIVHRDLKAENLLLDADANIKIADFGFSNEFTLGSKLDTFCGSPPYAAPELFQGKKYDGPEVDIWSLGVILYTLVSGSLPFDGQNLKELRERVLRGKYRVPFYMSTDCENILRRFLVLNPAKRCTLEQIMKDKWINIGYEGDELKPYKEPEEDFTDAKRIEVMVGMGYTREEIKEALTNQKYNEVTATYLLLGRKTEVEGGESRTGSSLSLARVRAPSEVSNGTSKSSSSSSHSKSQRSSSTYHRQRRHSDFCGPSPVPMHPKRSPTSTGDGELKEERMPSRKASCSVVSSGRGIPPSSPMVSSANNPNKSEIPDRRKDSAVNTNNIPSSMMTRRNTYVCTDRPGGERHSLLQNGKENSSVTSRVPPASPSTHSIATSSTSSDRTRLSRGTNIRSTFHGGQVRDRRGTGVQNGPPTSPTLSHEATPLPQSRSRATSNLFSKLTSKLTRRVTLDPSKRQNSNRCVSGASMSQGSKIRSQTNLRESGDLRSQVAIYLGIKRKQNPGCSDLPGM; translated from the exons atgtctcTGCGGACGGCGCTGGCCCCGGGCAACGAGCGCAACGCCGAGGCCCCG CACCAGCGCTGCCCGGTGGTGACCCTTGACCCGGCCCCAATCCCGGTGACGCCGCCGCTTTCCCCGCAGCCCTCCACGCTGGCCAGCAGCCGCTCCGAAAAGGGCTCATCATGGTCCAGCCGCTCGCTGGGCGCCCGATGCCGCAACTCCATCGCCTCCTGCGCCGACGAACAACCTCACATCGGCAACTACCGGCTCCTCAAGACCATCGGCAAGGGCAACTTTGCCAAAGTGAAGCTGGCACGGCACATCCTCACTGGCAGAGAG gtgGCTATAAAAATAATAGACAAGACCCAGCTGAATCCAACAAGCCTCCAGAAG CTCTTCCGAGAAGTAAGGATCATGAAGGGTCTAAACCACCCCAATATTG TGAAACTTTTTGAGGTGATAGAGACAGAAAAGACCCTCTACTTGGTCATGGAGTACGCTAGTGCCG GAGAAGTCTTTGACTACCTTGTCTCCCACGGTCGTATGAAGGAGAAAGAAGCCCGGGCCAAATTCAGACAG ATTGTGTCTGCTGTGCATTACTGCCACCAGAAGAACATTGTCCATAGGGATCTGAAG GCCGAGAACCTCTTGCTAGATGCTGATGCCAATATCAAAATAGCTGATTTTGGGTTCAGCAACGAATTCACGCTGGGTTCAAAGCTAGACACCTTCTGCGGGAGCCCTCCCTACGCCGCGCCGGAGCTCTTTCAGGGCAAGAAGTATGACGGGCCCGAAGTGGACATTTGGAGCCTGGGGGTGATCCTCTATACACTTGTCAGTGGCTCTTTGCCCTTCGATGGGCAGAACCTCAAG GAGCTGCGGGAACGAGTCCTACGTGGCAAGTATCGCGTCCCCTTCTACATGTCCACAGACTGCGAGAACATCCTCCGGCGTTTCTTGGTGCTGAATCCAGCCAAGCGCTGCACCCTGGAG CAAATCATGAAGGACAAATGGATCAACATTGGTTACGAAGGAGACGAGCTAAAGCCCTACAAGGAACCCGAAGAGGATTTTACGGACGCAAAACGCATCG AAGTAATGGTGGGCATGGGCTACACACGCGAAGAGATCAAGGAAGCCCTGACCAACCAAAAATACAACGAAGTCACAGCCACTTATCTCCTGCTGGGCAGGAAGACTGAG GTGGAAGGGGGTGAGTCGCGTACAGGTAGCAGCCTCTCGTTGGCCCGAGTGCGGGCGCCCAGCGAGGTCTCCAACGGGACCAGcaagtcctcctcctcttcgtcgcACTCCAAGAGCCAAAGGAGCTCTTCCACTTACCACCGGCAACGACGGCACAGCGACTTCT GCGGTCCCTCTCCAGTGCCTATGCATCCAAAGCGGAGCCCCACAAGCACCGGGGATGGCGAGTTGAAGGAGGAGCGCATGCCGTCGCGCAAGGCCAGTTGCAGCGTGGTGAGCAGCGGACGGGGCATCCCCCCCTCCAGCCCCATGGTGAGCAGCGCAAACAACCCCAACAAATCGGAGATCCCCGACCGGCGCAAGGACAGCGCTGTAAACACA AACAACATTCCCTCTAGTATGATGACACGGAGGAACACCTACGTGTGTACGGACAGGCCTGGCGGGGAACGCCACTCTCTGCTCCAGAACGGAAAAGAGAACAG CTCTGTCACCAGCCGGGTGCCTCCAGCCTCCCCCTCCACCCACAGCATTGCCACCTCGTCCACCTCTTCAGACCGGACACGGCTCTCTCGTGGCACCAACATCCGCAGCACTTTCCACGGCGGCCAAGTGCGGGATCGACGTGGGACTGGGGTGCAAAACGGGCCACCCACCTCTCCCACCCTTTCCCATGAAGCCACTCCGCTGCCCCAGAGCCGCAGCCGGGCCACTTCCAACCTCTTCAGCAAACTCACGTCGAAACTCACACGAAG
- the MARK4 gene encoding MAP/microtubule affinity-regulating kinase 4 isoform X3 has protein sequence MSLRTALAPGNERNAEAPHQRCPVVTLDPAPIPVTPPLSPQPSTLASSRSEKGSSWSSRSLGARCRNSIASCADEQPHIGNYRLLKTIGKGNFAKVKLARHILTGREVAIKIIDKTQLNPTSLQKLFREVRIMKGLNHPNIVKLFEVIETEKTLYLVMEYASAGEVFDYLVSHGRMKEKEARAKFRQIVSAVHYCHQKNIVHRDLKAENLLLDADANIKIADFGFSNEFTLGSKLDTFCGSPPYAAPELFQGKKYDGPEVDIWSLGVILYTLVSGSLPFDGQNLKELRERVLRGKYRVPFYMSTDCENILRRFLVLNPAKRCTLEQIMKDKWINIGYEGDELKPYKEPEEDFTDAKRIEVMVGMGYTREEIKEALTNQKYNEVTATYLLLGRKTEQVEGGESRTGSSLSLARVRAPSEVSNGTSKSSSSSSHSKSQRSSSTYHRQRRHSDFCGPSPVPMHPKRSPTSTGDGELKEERMPSRKASCSVVSSGRGIPPSSPMVSSANNPNKSEIPDRRKDSAVNTNNIPSSMMTRRNTYVCTDRPGGERHSLLQNGKENSSVTSRVPPASPSTHSIATSSTSSDRTRLSRGTNIRSTFHGGQVRDRRGTGVQNGPPTSPTLSHEATPLPQSRSRATSNLFSKLTSKLTRRVTLDPSKRQNSNRCVSGASMSQGSKIRSQTNLRESGDLRSQVAIYLGIKRKQNPGCSDLPGM, from the exons atgtctcTGCGGACGGCGCTGGCCCCGGGCAACGAGCGCAACGCCGAGGCCCCG CACCAGCGCTGCCCGGTGGTGACCCTTGACCCGGCCCCAATCCCGGTGACGCCGCCGCTTTCCCCGCAGCCCTCCACGCTGGCCAGCAGCCGCTCCGAAAAGGGCTCATCATGGTCCAGCCGCTCGCTGGGCGCCCGATGCCGCAACTCCATCGCCTCCTGCGCCGACGAACAACCTCACATCGGCAACTACCGGCTCCTCAAGACCATCGGCAAGGGCAACTTTGCCAAAGTGAAGCTGGCACGGCACATCCTCACTGGCAGAGAG gtgGCTATAAAAATAATAGACAAGACCCAGCTGAATCCAACAAGCCTCCAGAAG CTCTTCCGAGAAGTAAGGATCATGAAGGGTCTAAACCACCCCAATATTG TGAAACTTTTTGAGGTGATAGAGACAGAAAAGACCCTCTACTTGGTCATGGAGTACGCTAGTGCCG GAGAAGTCTTTGACTACCTTGTCTCCCACGGTCGTATGAAGGAGAAAGAAGCCCGGGCCAAATTCAGACAG ATTGTGTCTGCTGTGCATTACTGCCACCAGAAGAACATTGTCCATAGGGATCTGAAG GCCGAGAACCTCTTGCTAGATGCTGATGCCAATATCAAAATAGCTGATTTTGGGTTCAGCAACGAATTCACGCTGGGTTCAAAGCTAGACACCTTCTGCGGGAGCCCTCCCTACGCCGCGCCGGAGCTCTTTCAGGGCAAGAAGTATGACGGGCCCGAAGTGGACATTTGGAGCCTGGGGGTGATCCTCTATACACTTGTCAGTGGCTCTTTGCCCTTCGATGGGCAGAACCTCAAG GAGCTGCGGGAACGAGTCCTACGTGGCAAGTATCGCGTCCCCTTCTACATGTCCACAGACTGCGAGAACATCCTCCGGCGTTTCTTGGTGCTGAATCCAGCCAAGCGCTGCACCCTGGAG CAAATCATGAAGGACAAATGGATCAACATTGGTTACGAAGGAGACGAGCTAAAGCCCTACAAGGAACCCGAAGAGGATTTTACGGACGCAAAACGCATCG AAGTAATGGTGGGCATGGGCTACACACGCGAAGAGATCAAGGAAGCCCTGACCAACCAAAAATACAACGAAGTCACAGCCACTTATCTCCTGCTGGGCAGGAAGACTGAG CAGGTGGAAGGGGGTGAGTCGCGTACAGGTAGCAGCCTCTCGTTGGCCCGAGTGCGGGCGCCCAGCGAGGTCTCCAACGGGACCAGcaagtcctcctcctcttcgtcgcACTCCAAGAGCCAAAGGAGCTCTTCCACTTACCACCGGCAACGACGGCACAGCGACTTCT GCGGTCCCTCTCCAGTGCCTATGCATCCAAAGCGGAGCCCCACAAGCACCGGGGATGGCGAGTTGAAGGAGGAGCGCATGCCGTCGCGCAAGGCCAGTTGCAGCGTGGTGAGCAGCGGACGGGGCATCCCCCCCTCCAGCCCCATGGTGAGCAGCGCAAACAACCCCAACAAATCGGAGATCCCCGACCGGCGCAAGGACAGCGCTGTAAACACA AACAACATTCCCTCTAGTATGATGACACGGAGGAACACCTACGTGTGTACGGACAGGCCTGGCGGGGAACGCCACTCTCTGCTCCAGAACGGAAAAGAGAACAG CTCTGTCACCAGCCGGGTGCCTCCAGCCTCCCCCTCCACCCACAGCATTGCCACCTCGTCCACCTCTTCAGACCGGACACGGCTCTCTCGTGGCACCAACATCCGCAGCACTTTCCACGGCGGCCAAGTGCGGGATCGACGTGGGACTGGGGTGCAAAACGGGCCACCCACCTCTCCCACCCTTTCCCATGAAGCCACTCCGCTGCCCCAGAGCCGCAGCCGGGCCACTTCCAACCTCTTCAGCAAACTCACGTCGAAACTCACACGAAG